The following are from one region of the Littorina saxatilis isolate snail1 linkage group LG2, US_GU_Lsax_2.0, whole genome shotgun sequence genome:
- the LOC138958623 gene encoding tubulin alpha chain produces MRECLSVHVGQAGVQIGNACWELYCLEHGIQPDGQMPSDKTIGKGDDSFNTFFSETGSGKHVPRAIFIDLEPSVVDEVRTGTYRQLFHPDQLVTGKEDAANNYARGHYTIGKEIIDLVLDRIRKLAEGCTGLQGFLIFHSFGGGTGSGFTSLLMERLSVDYGKRTKLEFAVYPAPQISTAVVEPYNSILTTHTTLEHSDCAFMVDNEAIYDLCRRNLDIGRPSYTNLNRLLAQIVSSITASLRFDGALNVDLTEFQTNLVPYPRIHFPLATYAPVISAEKAYHEQLTVADLTNSCFEPGNQMVKCDPRHGKYMACCLLFRGDVVPKDVNAAIGAIKTKRSIQFVDWCPTGFKVGINYQPPTVVPGGDLAKVQRAVCMLSNTTAVAEAWARLDHKFDLMYAKRAFVHWYVGEGMEEGEFSEAREDLAALEKDYEEVGIESFDPEEEEDAEY; encoded by the exons CGAGAATGCTTGAGTGTCCACGTGGGTCAAGCCGGTGTCCAGATTGGCAATGCATGCTGGGAGTTGTACTGTCTGGAACATGGAATCCAGCCCGACGGTCAGATGCCTTCTGACAAGACCATCGGAAAGGGAGACGACTCCTTCAACACCTTCTTCAGCGAGACAGGGTCCGGCAAACACGTCCCACGCGCCATCTTCATTGACCTTGAACCCTCTGTCGTGG ATGAGGTTCGGACAGGCACCTACCGCCAGCTGTTCCACCCGGACCAGTTGGTGACCGGCAAGGAAGACGCCGCCAACAACTACGCCCGTGGTCACTACACCATCGGCAAGGAGATCATCGACTTGGTTCTAGATAGGATCAGAAAGCTTGCCGAGGGATGCACGGGGCTGCAAGGGTTCCTCATCTTCCACAGCTTCGGTGGAGGCACGGGGTCCGGGTTCACGTCTCTCTTGATGGAGCGTCTGAGCGTGGACTACGGCAAGAGGACCAAGCTGGAGTTCGCCGTGTACCCGGCCCCTCAGATTTCCACGGCGGTGGTGGAGCCCTACAACTCCATcctgaccacacacacaaccctggaGCATTCGGACTGCGCCTTCATGGTGGACAACGAGGCCATCTACGACCTGTGTCGCCGAAATCTGGACATCGGTCGTCCCTCCTACACCAACCTTAATCGACTGCTTGCTCAGATCGTCTCCTCCATCACCGCCTCTCTCCGCTTTGACGGCGCCCTCAACGTGGATCTGACAGAGTTCCAGACCAACCTGGTGCCTTACCCCCGTATCCACTTCCCCCTGGCTACCTACGCTCCCGTCATCTCCGCCGAGAAGGCGTACCACGAGCAGCTGACCGTGGCAGACCTGACCAACTCCTGTTTTGAGCCTGGCAACCAGATGGTTAAGTGCGACCCCCGTCACGGCAAGTACATGGCCTGCTGCCTTCTTTTCCGAGGTGACGTCGTCCCCAAAGACGTCAACGCCGCTATAGGAGCGATCAAGACCAAGCGCAGCATCCAATTCGTGGACTGGTGCCCCACTGGCTTCAAGGTGGGCATCAATTACCAGCCCCCCACCGTGGTGCCTGGAGGTGATCTGGCCAAGGTGCAGCGTGCCGTGTGCATGCTGAGCAACACCACTGCTGTCGCCGAGGCCTGGGCCCGTCTGGACCACAAGTTCGACCTGATGTACGCCAAGCGCGCCTTCGTGCACTGGTACGTGGGGGAGGGCATGGAGGAGGGCGAGTTCTCCGAGGCCCGTGAGGACCTGGCGGCCCTGGAGAAGGACTACGAAGAGGTGGGCATCGAATCATTTGATCCCGAAGAAGAGGAAGATGCTGAATACTAG